In the Gopherus flavomarginatus isolate rGopFla2 chromosome 6, rGopFla2.mat.asm, whole genome shotgun sequence genome, one interval contains:
- the VTI1A gene encoding vesicle transport through interaction with t-SNAREs homolog 1A isoform X6, whose amino-acid sequence MEATSAPNFSSLPTPSRRLAQIRRRKKKTRDEMFLEIMEVTRNERAHLNEWKDVVAKYRKDASEREDRRDQHEDRRNESEDRGDTRDERWQQEDQRCRQEDQRWRDATLELLRDQIDILRHLVDLQEEQRGHRVPLQPLCNHPHHSPCSVSSSPRCIRTRGGRLRAPTHSTPVDSPTKRLSLH is encoded by the exons atggaagcgacctctg ctccaaatttttcaagcctccctactccatcccgaaggctagctcagataaggcggaggaaaaagaagacgcgagacgaaatgttcttggaaatcatggaagtaacccgcaatgaaagagctcatctgaatgagtggaaggacgtggtagcaaagtacaggaaagatgccagtgaacgtgaggacaggagggaccaacatgaggacaggaggaatGAAAGTGAGGATAGGggagacactcgagatgagaggtggcagcaggaagatcagaggtgtaggcaggaagatcagcggtggcgggatgcaacgctggagctgctgcgtgatcaaattGATATCCTCCGccatctggtggatcttcaggaagagcagcggggtcacagagtgccgctgcagcccctgtgtaaccatcctcaccactcaccatgttccgtatcttcctcacccagatgtataagaacgcgtgggggaaggcttcgtgcacccacccactccacccccgtggacagtccaaccaaaaggctgtcattacattga